One Deltaproteobacteria bacterium DNA window includes the following coding sequences:
- a CDS encoding SUMF1/EgtB/PvdO family nonheme iron enzyme: MTETRKPSCPRCGEEVKESWKFCPACETPLTPPSCPHCGIPVKAHWRRCPECGNPLICKTCGTRLSAGQAECPACGRREAADEPLSQTFREPITGMVFLPVPAGSFLMGDTFGDGFENELPVHEVTLDSYYIARYPVTQSQWTTLMGDNPSKFKGELHPVEQVTWHEARAFVRKLTEAHKGEWVFDLPTEAQWEYAARSGGRQEFYAGGDDVESLAWYDENSGGTTRPVGLKAPNGLGIHDMSGNVWEWCLDGYEADAYKRHASRNPVHLKEDLDRILRGGSWNIDAWSVRCARRFSLRADLSGAGVGFRPVMLPVRGERKR; encoded by the coding sequence ATGACGGAGACCCGGAAACCCTCCTGCCCCAGGTGCGGGGAAGAGGTAAAAGAAAGTTGGAAGTTTTGCCCGGCCTGCGAAACCCCCTTGACTCCTCCTTCCTGTCCCCATTGTGGAATTCCGGTCAAGGCCCATTGGAGGCGCTGTCCGGAATGCGGGAATCCCTTGATCTGCAAAACCTGTGGCACCCGCCTGTCCGCCGGGCAGGCCGAATGCCCGGCCTGCGGGCGGAGGGAGGCGGCGGATGAGCCTCTCTCCCAAACCTTCAGGGAACCCATCACGGGAATGGTTTTCCTGCCGGTTCCCGCCGGTTCTTTCCTGATGGGGGATACCTTTGGGGATGGATTTGAAAACGAACTCCCGGTCCACGAGGTAACCCTAGACAGCTACTATATTGCCCGATATCCCGTCACCCAGTCCCAGTGGACAACTCTCATGGGCGATAATCCCAGCAAGTTCAAGGGAGAGCTCCACCCGGTGGAACAGGTCACCTGGCACGAGGCCCGGGCCTTTGTGCGAAAATTGACCGAGGCCCACAAGGGAGAATGGGTCTTTGATCTTCCAACCGAGGCCCAGTGGGAATACGCGGCCAGGAGCGGAGGAAGACAAGAGTTTTACGCCGGAGGCGACGACGTGGAGTCCTTGGCCTGGTATGATGAGAACAGCGGGGGGACGACTCGGCCCGTCGGCCTCAAGGCACCGAACGGCCTGGGGATCCACGACATGAGCGGCAACGTATGGGAATGGTGCCTGGACGGGTACGAAGCGGATGCTTACAAGAGACATGCCTCCAGGAACCCGGTTCACCTGAAAGAAGACCTGGACCGGATACTCCGGGGCGGGAGCTGGAATATCGATGCCTGGAGCGTACGGTGCGCGAGGCGTTTCAGCCTCCGGGCAGACCTTTCCGGAGCCGGGGTGGGTTTCAGGCCGGTTATGCTACCGGTGCGGGGGGAGAGGAAGCGTTGA